The Callithrix jacchus isolate 240 chromosome 20, calJac240_pri, whole genome shotgun sequence genome has a window encoding:
- the PLEKHG4 gene encoding puratrophin-1 isoform X3, which produces MERSLEDGDESPDSQGHATDWRFAVCSFRDAWEEEESASQMHNKDTGAPGPSAGAAQDEGLQDSHLSRELQLPPAADGSGDTQRGIVESSSVLSEGPGPSGVESLIYPMSSHLSLAQGESDSPGAGLVGDPDPSRAMPSGLSPGGLDSDPVGLGDPLSDTSSKLLEAAPSGSSLPKPADCLLAQDLCWELLASGMATLPGTRDVKGRAVLLLCAHSPAWLQPECSSQELIRLLLYLRSIPRPEVQALGLTVLIDAQICSPSSSLFFGLSQLQEAAPGALHQVLLVGSMLLEEVPSGLQLEQLPCHQSLLTHIPMAGLPTWLGGGLPYCHQAWLDFRRGAIESMKAVPQPMEPGEVSQLLQQTEVLMQQVLDSPQLAWLQCQGGRELTRLKQEVPEVTLSPDYRTAMDKANELYDHVDGLLHQLTLQSNQRIQALELVQTLATQEGGLHQIEVWLQQVGWPALEEPGEPSLDMMLQAQGPFQELYQVAQEQVRQGEKFLQPLADWKAAELGPPGARFLALRAQLTEFSRALARRCQRLADAERLFQLFREALTWAEEGQQVLAELEQERPGVVLQRLQLHWTRHPDLPPAHFRKMWALATGLGSEAIRQECRWAWARCQDTWLALDQKLEAALKLPLVGSTASLCVSQVPTAPAHPPLRKAYSFDRNLGQSLSEPARHRHHAATIGACRRPEAGGGAHSQASPTVPPPGSSDPGSPNRLQLVLAEMVATEREYVRALEYTMEHYFPELDRPDVPQGLRGQRTHLFGNLEKLRDFHCHFFLRELEACTRHPPRVAYAFLRHRVQFGMYALYSKNKPRSDALMSSYGHTFFKDKQQALGDHLDLASYLLKPIQRMGKYALLLQELARACGGPTRELSALQEAQSLVQFQLRHGNDLLAMDAIQGCDVNLKEQGQLVRQDEFVVRTGRHKSVRRIFLFEELLLFSKPRHGPTGVDTFAYKRSFKMADLGLTECCGDSNLRFEIWFRRRKARDTFVLQASSLAIKQAWTADISCLLWRQAVHNKEMRSHSIAHTGLKLLGSNSPPILTSQTAVIIEVRMAEMVSMGVGNKAFRDIAPSEEAINDRTVNYVLKCREVRSRASIAVAPFDSDSLYLGASNSLPGDPASCSVLGSLNLHLYRDPALLGRQCPLYPNFLEEAPLEAEVELGSLPSLTPEDSEVSSQCPSASGSSGSDSSCVSGQALGGGIEDLSYV; this is translated from the exons ATGGAAAGGTCCCTGGAGGATGGGGATGAGTCCCCAGACTCCCAGGGCCATGCCACAGACTGGAGGTTTGCTGTGTGCAGTTTCAGGGATGCCTGGGAAGAGGAGGAATCTGCTTCCCAGATGCACAATAAGGACACAGGTGCTCCAGGACCATCAGCGGGGGCAGCCCAGGATGAGGGGCTACAGGACAGCCACTTGTCCAGGGAGCTTCAGTTACCGCCGGCTGCAGATGGATCAGGGGATACCCAGAGGGGCATAGTAGAAAGCTCCTCAGTCCTCTCAGAAGGGCCAGGCCCCTCTGGAGTGGAGAGCCTCATATACCCCatgtcctcccatctcagcttggCACAGGGTGAGAGTGACAGCCCAGGGGCAGGGTTGGTAGGGGACCCAGATCCAAGCAGGGCGATGCCATCTGGCTTGAGCCCTGGGGGATTGGACAGTGATCCTGTGGGCCTTGGAGACCCTTTATCAGACACGTCGTCAAAGCTGCTGGAGGCAG CCCCCAGTGGATCCAGCCTCCCTAAGCCTGCTGACTGCCTCCTGGCCCAAGACCTCTGCTGGGAGCTGCTGGCCAGTGGCATGGCCACCTTGCCAG GGACTCGGGATGTGAAAGGTCGAGCAGTGCTGCTTCTGTGTGCCCACAGTCCAGCCTGGCTTCAGCCCGAGTGCAGCAGCCAGGAACTCATCCGCCTCCTACTCTACCTGAGAAGCATCCCCAG GCCTGAAGTCCAGGCCCTGGGACTGACGGTGCTAATAGATGCCCAAATTTGTTCCCCAAGTTCTTCCCTCTTCTTTGGGCTCAGCCAACTACAA GAAGCAGCCCCAGGGGCCTTGCACCAGGTGCTGCTAGTGGGAAGCATGCTGCTGGAGGAGGTGCCTTCCGGGCTGCAG CTGGAGCAGCTGCCTTGTCATCAGAGCCTGCTGACCCACATCCCAATGGCCGGGCTGCCCACTTGGCTAGGAGGAGGCCTGCCTTActgccatcaggcctggctgGATTTCCGGAGG GGGGCCATTGAAAGTATGAAGGCTGTGCCCCAGCCCATGGAACCTGGG GAGGTCAGTCAGCTGCTACAGCAGACAGAGGTCCTGATGCAGCAGGTGCTAGACTCACCACAGCTGGCATGGCTACAATGCCAGGGGGGCCGGGAGCTGACACGGCTGAAGCAAGAGGTCCCAGAGGTGACCCTGAGCccagactacag GACGGCAATGGACAAGGCCAATGAGCTATATGACCATGTGGATGGATTGCTGCACCAACTGACCCTGCAGAGCAATCAGCGAATACAGGCCCTAGAGTTGGTCCAAACACTTGCGACCCAGGAGGGCGGACTGCACCAG ATTGAAGTGTGGCTGCAGCAGGTGGGCTGGCCAGCACTGGAGGAGCCTGGGGAACCCTCACTGGACATGATGCTCCAGGCCCAAGGCCCTTTTCAGGAGCTGTACCAGGTTGCCCAG GAGCAGGTCAGGCAAGGAGAGAAGTTTCTGCAGCCACTGGCTGACTGGAAGGCAGCTGAGCTGGGCCCCCCTGGGGCACGCTTTCTGGCCCTGCGAGCCCAGCTGACTGAATTCTCTAGGGCCTTGGCCAGGCGGTGCCAGCGGCTCGCAGATGCTGAGAGGCTGTTTCAGCTCTTCAGGGAG GCCTTGACGTGGGCTGAGGAGGGGCAGCAGGTGTTGGCAGAGCTGGAGCAGGAGCGCCCAGGGGTTGTGTTGCAGCGGCTGCAGCTGCATTGGACCAGGCACCCTGACTTGCCTCCTGCCCATTTCCGAAAGATGTGGGCTCTGGCCACAGGTCTAGGCTCAGAGGCCATCCGCCAGGAGTGCCGCTGGGCCTGGGCGCGGTGCCAGGACACCTGGCTGGCCCTGGACCAAAAGCTCGAGGCTGCACTGAAGCTACCACTGGTGGGCAGCACCGCTAGCCTGTGTGTCAGCCAGGTCCCCACTGCACCTGCCCACCCTCCCCTGAGGAAGGCCTACAGCTTTGATCGGAATCTGGGGCAGAGTCTCAGTGAACCTGCCCGCCACCGCCACCATGCAGCCACTATTGGTGCCTGCCGCAGaccagaggctggaggaggtgCCCATTCCCAGGCATCCCCTACTGTGCCTCCACCAGGCAGCTCTGACCCCGGGAGCCCCAACAG GCTGCAGCTGGTGCTGGCAGAGATGGTGGCCACAGAGCGAGAGTATGTCCGGGCCCTAGAGTACACAATGGAGCACTATTTCCCCGAGCTGGATCGCCCCGATGTACCTCAGGGCCTCCGCGGCCAGCGTACCCACCTCTTTGGCAACCTGGAGAAGCTGCGGGACTTTCACTGCCACTTCTTCCTGCGTGAGCTGGAGGCTTGCACCCGGCACCCGCCTCGAGTGGCCTATGCCTTCCTGCGCCAT AGGGTGCAGTTTGGGATGTATGCGCTCTACAGCAAGAATAAGCCTCGCTCTGATGCCCTGATGTCCAGCTATGGGCACACCTTCTTCAAG GACAAGCAGCAAGCACTCGGGGACCACCTGGACCTGGCCTCCTACTTGCTAAAGCCCATCCAGCGCATGGGCAAGTACGCGCTGCTGCTGCAGGAGCTGGCACGGGCCTGCGGGGGTCCCACACGGGAGCTCAGCGCACTGCAGGAGGCCCAGAGCCTCGTGCAATTCCAGCTGCGGCACGGCAATGACCTACTGGCCATGGACGCCATCCAGGGCTGTGAT GTTAACCTCAAGGAACAGGGTCAGTTGGTGCGACAGGATGAGTTTGTGGTGCGCACTGGGCGCCACAAGTCCGTTCGCCGCATCTTCCTCTTCGAGGAGCTGCTGCTCTTTAGCAAGCCTCGCCATGGGCCCACAGGTGTAGACACATTTGCCTACAAGCGCTCCTTCAAG ATGGCAGACCTTGGTCTCACTGAGTGCTGTGGGGACAGCAACCTGCGCTTCGAGATCTGGTTCCGCCGCCGGAAGGCCAGGGACACCTTTGTCCTACAGGCCTCCAGCTTGGCCATCAAGCAAGCCTGGACGGCTGACATATCCTGCCTGCTCTGGAGGCAGGCCGTCCACAACAAGG agatgaggtctcactctattgctcacactggtctcaaactcctgggctcaaacagtcctcccatcttgacctcccaaactgccgtgattatag AGGTGCGCATGGCTGAGATGGTGTCCATGGGTGTGGGGAACAAGGCCTTCCGAGACATTGCCCCCAGCGAGGAAGCTATCAATGACCGCACCGTCAACTATGTCCTGAAGTGCCGAG AAGTTCGCTCTCGGGCCTCCATTGCTGTGGCCCCGTTTGACTCTGACAGCCTCTACCTGGGGGCCTCAAACTCCCTTCCTGGAGACCCTGCCTCTTGCTCTGTTCTGGGGTCCCTCAACCTGCACCTGTACAGAGACCCAGCTCTTCTGGGTCGCCAATGTCCTCTGTATCCCAACTTCCTGGAGGAAGCACCactggaggccgaggtggagcTGGGCAGCCTGCCCTCTTTGA CTCCTGAGGACTCAGAGGTCTCATCCCAATGCCCGTCAGCCAGTGGCTCCAGTGGCTCTGACAGCAGCTGTGTGTCAGGGCAGGCCCTGGGTGGGGGCATCGAGGACTTATCCTAT GTCTGA
- the PLEKHG4 gene encoding puratrophin-1 isoform X1, which produces MERSLEDGDESPDSQGHATDWRFAVCSFRDAWEEEESASQMHNKDTGAPGPSAGAAQDEGLQDSHLSRELQLPPAADGSGDTQRGIVESSSVLSEGPGPSGVESLIYPMSSHLSLAQGESDSPGAGLVGDPDPSRAMPSGLSPGGLDSDPVGLGDPLSDTSSKLLEAAPSGSSLPKPADCLLAQDLCWELLASGMATLPGTRDVKGRAVLLLCAHSPAWLQPECSSQELIRLLLYLRSIPRPEVQALGLTVLIDAQICSPSSSLFFGLSQLQEAAPGALHQVLLVGSMLLEEVPSGLQLEQLPCHQSLLTHIPMAGLPTWLGGGLPYCHQAWLDFRRRLEALLQNCQAACVLLQGAIESMKAVPQPMEPGEVSQLLQQTEVLMQQVLDSPQLAWLQCQGGRELTRLKQEVPEVTLSPDYRTAMDKANELYDHVDGLLHQLTLQSNQRIQALELVQTLATQEGGLHQIEVWLQQVGWPALEEPGEPSLDMMLQAQGPFQELYQVAQEQVRQGEKFLQPLADWKAAELGPPGARFLALRAQLTEFSRALARRCQRLADAERLFQLFREALTWAEEGQQVLAELEQERPGVVLQRLQLHWTRHPDLPPAHFRKMWALATGLGSEAIRQECRWAWARCQDTWLALDQKLEAALKLPLVGSTASLCVSQVPTAPAHPPLRKAYSFDRNLGQSLSEPARHRHHAATIGACRRPEAGGGAHSQASPTVPPPGSSDPGSPNRLQLVLAEMVATEREYVRALEYTMEHYFPELDRPDVPQGLRGQRTHLFGNLEKLRDFHCHFFLRELEACTRHPPRVAYAFLRHRVQFGMYALYSKNKPRSDALMSSYGHTFFKDKQQALGDHLDLASYLLKPIQRMGKYALLLQELARACGGPTRELSALQEAQSLVQFQLRHGNDLLAMDAIQGCDVNLKEQGQLVRQDEFVVRTGRHKSVRRIFLFEELLLFSKPRHGPTGVDTFAYKRSFKMADLGLTECCGDSNLRFEIWFRRRKARDTFVLQASSLAIKQAWTADISCLLWRQAVHNKEMRSHSIAHTGLKLLGSNSPPILTSQTAVIIEVRMAEMVSMGVGNKAFRDIAPSEEAINDRTVNYVLKCREVRSRASIAVAPFDSDSLYLGASNSLPGDPASCSVLGSLNLHLYRDPALLGRQCPLYPNFLEEAPLEAEVELGSLPSLTPEDSEVSSQCPSASGSSGSDSSCVSGQALGGGIEDLSYV; this is translated from the exons ATGGAAAGGTCCCTGGAGGATGGGGATGAGTCCCCAGACTCCCAGGGCCATGCCACAGACTGGAGGTTTGCTGTGTGCAGTTTCAGGGATGCCTGGGAAGAGGAGGAATCTGCTTCCCAGATGCACAATAAGGACACAGGTGCTCCAGGACCATCAGCGGGGGCAGCCCAGGATGAGGGGCTACAGGACAGCCACTTGTCCAGGGAGCTTCAGTTACCGCCGGCTGCAGATGGATCAGGGGATACCCAGAGGGGCATAGTAGAAAGCTCCTCAGTCCTCTCAGAAGGGCCAGGCCCCTCTGGAGTGGAGAGCCTCATATACCCCatgtcctcccatctcagcttggCACAGGGTGAGAGTGACAGCCCAGGGGCAGGGTTGGTAGGGGACCCAGATCCAAGCAGGGCGATGCCATCTGGCTTGAGCCCTGGGGGATTGGACAGTGATCCTGTGGGCCTTGGAGACCCTTTATCAGACACGTCGTCAAAGCTGCTGGAGGCAG CCCCCAGTGGATCCAGCCTCCCTAAGCCTGCTGACTGCCTCCTGGCCCAAGACCTCTGCTGGGAGCTGCTGGCCAGTGGCATGGCCACCTTGCCAG GGACTCGGGATGTGAAAGGTCGAGCAGTGCTGCTTCTGTGTGCCCACAGTCCAGCCTGGCTTCAGCCCGAGTGCAGCAGCCAGGAACTCATCCGCCTCCTACTCTACCTGAGAAGCATCCCCAG GCCTGAAGTCCAGGCCCTGGGACTGACGGTGCTAATAGATGCCCAAATTTGTTCCCCAAGTTCTTCCCTCTTCTTTGGGCTCAGCCAACTACAA GAAGCAGCCCCAGGGGCCTTGCACCAGGTGCTGCTAGTGGGAAGCATGCTGCTGGAGGAGGTGCCTTCCGGGCTGCAG CTGGAGCAGCTGCCTTGTCATCAGAGCCTGCTGACCCACATCCCAATGGCCGGGCTGCCCACTTGGCTAGGAGGAGGCCTGCCTTActgccatcaggcctggctgGATTTCCGGAGG CGGCTGGAAGCCCTACTGCAGAACTGTCAGGCGGCTTGTGTCCTGCTCCAGGGGGCCATTGAAAGTATGAAGGCTGTGCCCCAGCCCATGGAACCTGGG GAGGTCAGTCAGCTGCTACAGCAGACAGAGGTCCTGATGCAGCAGGTGCTAGACTCACCACAGCTGGCATGGCTACAATGCCAGGGGGGCCGGGAGCTGACACGGCTGAAGCAAGAGGTCCCAGAGGTGACCCTGAGCccagactacag GACGGCAATGGACAAGGCCAATGAGCTATATGACCATGTGGATGGATTGCTGCACCAACTGACCCTGCAGAGCAATCAGCGAATACAGGCCCTAGAGTTGGTCCAAACACTTGCGACCCAGGAGGGCGGACTGCACCAG ATTGAAGTGTGGCTGCAGCAGGTGGGCTGGCCAGCACTGGAGGAGCCTGGGGAACCCTCACTGGACATGATGCTCCAGGCCCAAGGCCCTTTTCAGGAGCTGTACCAGGTTGCCCAG GAGCAGGTCAGGCAAGGAGAGAAGTTTCTGCAGCCACTGGCTGACTGGAAGGCAGCTGAGCTGGGCCCCCCTGGGGCACGCTTTCTGGCCCTGCGAGCCCAGCTGACTGAATTCTCTAGGGCCTTGGCCAGGCGGTGCCAGCGGCTCGCAGATGCTGAGAGGCTGTTTCAGCTCTTCAGGGAG GCCTTGACGTGGGCTGAGGAGGGGCAGCAGGTGTTGGCAGAGCTGGAGCAGGAGCGCCCAGGGGTTGTGTTGCAGCGGCTGCAGCTGCATTGGACCAGGCACCCTGACTTGCCTCCTGCCCATTTCCGAAAGATGTGGGCTCTGGCCACAGGTCTAGGCTCAGAGGCCATCCGCCAGGAGTGCCGCTGGGCCTGGGCGCGGTGCCAGGACACCTGGCTGGCCCTGGACCAAAAGCTCGAGGCTGCACTGAAGCTACCACTGGTGGGCAGCACCGCTAGCCTGTGTGTCAGCCAGGTCCCCACTGCACCTGCCCACCCTCCCCTGAGGAAGGCCTACAGCTTTGATCGGAATCTGGGGCAGAGTCTCAGTGAACCTGCCCGCCACCGCCACCATGCAGCCACTATTGGTGCCTGCCGCAGaccagaggctggaggaggtgCCCATTCCCAGGCATCCCCTACTGTGCCTCCACCAGGCAGCTCTGACCCCGGGAGCCCCAACAG GCTGCAGCTGGTGCTGGCAGAGATGGTGGCCACAGAGCGAGAGTATGTCCGGGCCCTAGAGTACACAATGGAGCACTATTTCCCCGAGCTGGATCGCCCCGATGTACCTCAGGGCCTCCGCGGCCAGCGTACCCACCTCTTTGGCAACCTGGAGAAGCTGCGGGACTTTCACTGCCACTTCTTCCTGCGTGAGCTGGAGGCTTGCACCCGGCACCCGCCTCGAGTGGCCTATGCCTTCCTGCGCCAT AGGGTGCAGTTTGGGATGTATGCGCTCTACAGCAAGAATAAGCCTCGCTCTGATGCCCTGATGTCCAGCTATGGGCACACCTTCTTCAAG GACAAGCAGCAAGCACTCGGGGACCACCTGGACCTGGCCTCCTACTTGCTAAAGCCCATCCAGCGCATGGGCAAGTACGCGCTGCTGCTGCAGGAGCTGGCACGGGCCTGCGGGGGTCCCACACGGGAGCTCAGCGCACTGCAGGAGGCCCAGAGCCTCGTGCAATTCCAGCTGCGGCACGGCAATGACCTACTGGCCATGGACGCCATCCAGGGCTGTGAT GTTAACCTCAAGGAACAGGGTCAGTTGGTGCGACAGGATGAGTTTGTGGTGCGCACTGGGCGCCACAAGTCCGTTCGCCGCATCTTCCTCTTCGAGGAGCTGCTGCTCTTTAGCAAGCCTCGCCATGGGCCCACAGGTGTAGACACATTTGCCTACAAGCGCTCCTTCAAG ATGGCAGACCTTGGTCTCACTGAGTGCTGTGGGGACAGCAACCTGCGCTTCGAGATCTGGTTCCGCCGCCGGAAGGCCAGGGACACCTTTGTCCTACAGGCCTCCAGCTTGGCCATCAAGCAAGCCTGGACGGCTGACATATCCTGCCTGCTCTGGAGGCAGGCCGTCCACAACAAGG agatgaggtctcactctattgctcacactggtctcaaactcctgggctcaaacagtcctcccatcttgacctcccaaactgccgtgattatag AGGTGCGCATGGCTGAGATGGTGTCCATGGGTGTGGGGAACAAGGCCTTCCGAGACATTGCCCCCAGCGAGGAAGCTATCAATGACCGCACCGTCAACTATGTCCTGAAGTGCCGAG AAGTTCGCTCTCGGGCCTCCATTGCTGTGGCCCCGTTTGACTCTGACAGCCTCTACCTGGGGGCCTCAAACTCCCTTCCTGGAGACCCTGCCTCTTGCTCTGTTCTGGGGTCCCTCAACCTGCACCTGTACAGAGACCCAGCTCTTCTGGGTCGCCAATGTCCTCTGTATCCCAACTTCCTGGAGGAAGCACCactggaggccgaggtggagcTGGGCAGCCTGCCCTCTTTGA CTCCTGAGGACTCAGAGGTCTCATCCCAATGCCCGTCAGCCAGTGGCTCCAGTGGCTCTGACAGCAGCTGTGTGTCAGGGCAGGCCCTGGGTGGGGGCATCGAGGACTTATCCTAT GTCTGA
- the PLEKHG4 gene encoding puratrophin-1 isoform X2 gives MERSLEDGDESPDSQGHATDWRFAVCSFRDAWEEEESASQMHNKDTGAPGPSAGAAQDEGLQDSHLSRELQLPPAADGSGDTQRGIVESSSVLSEGPGPSGVESLIYPMSSHLSLAQGESDSPGAGLVGDPDPSRAMPSGLSPGGLDSDPVGLGDPLSDTSSKLLEAAPSGSSLPKPADCLLAQDLCWELLASGMATLPGTRDVKGRAVLLLCAHSPAWLQPECSSQELIRLLLYLRSIPRPEVQALGLTVLIDAQICSPSSSLFFGLSQLQEAAPGALHQVLLVGSMLLEEVPSGLQLEQLPCHQSLLTHIPMAGLPTWLGGGLPYCHQAWLDFRRRLEALLQNCQAACVLLQGAIESMKAVPQPMEPGEVSQLLQQTEVLMQQVLDSPQLAWLQCQGGRELTRLKQEVPEVTLSPDYRTAMDKANELYDHVDGLLHQLTLQSNQRIQALELVQTLATQEGGLHQIEVWLQQVGWPALEEPGEPSLDMMLQAQGPFQELYQVAQEQVRQGEKFLQPLADWKAAELGPPGARFLALRAQLTEFSRALARRCQRLADAERLFQLFREALTWAEEGQQVLAELEQERPGVVLQRLQLHWTRHPDLPPAHFRKMWALATGLGSEAIRQECRWAWARCQDTWLALDQKLEAALKLPLVGSTASLCVSQVPTAPAHPPLRKAYSFDRNLGQSLSEPARHRHHAATIGACRRPEAGGGAHSQASPTVPPPGSSDPGSPNRLQLVLAEMVATEREYVRALEYTMEHYFPELDRPDVPQGLRGQRTHLFGNLEKLRDFHCHFFLRELEACTRHPPRVAYAFLRHRVQFGMYALYSKNKPRSDALMSSYGHTFFKDKQQALGDHLDLASYLLKPIQRMGKYALLLQELARACGGPTRELSALQEAQSLVQFQLRHGNDLLAMDAIQGCDVNLKEQGQLVRQDEFVVRTGRHKSVRRIFLFEELLLFSKPRHGPTGVDTFAYKRSFKMADLGLTECCGDSNLRFEIWFRRRKARDTFVLQASSLAIKQAWTADISCLLWRQAVHNKEMRSHSIAHTGLKLLGSNSPPILTSQTAVIIEVRMAEMVSMGVGNKAFRDIAPSEEAINDRTVNYVLKCRVRSRASIAVAPFDSDSLYLGASNSLPGDPASCSVLGSLNLHLYRDPALLGRQCPLYPNFLEEAPLEAEVELGSLPSLTPEDSEVSSQCPSASGSSGSDSSCVSGQALGGGIEDLSYV, from the exons ATGGAAAGGTCCCTGGAGGATGGGGATGAGTCCCCAGACTCCCAGGGCCATGCCACAGACTGGAGGTTTGCTGTGTGCAGTTTCAGGGATGCCTGGGAAGAGGAGGAATCTGCTTCCCAGATGCACAATAAGGACACAGGTGCTCCAGGACCATCAGCGGGGGCAGCCCAGGATGAGGGGCTACAGGACAGCCACTTGTCCAGGGAGCTTCAGTTACCGCCGGCTGCAGATGGATCAGGGGATACCCAGAGGGGCATAGTAGAAAGCTCCTCAGTCCTCTCAGAAGGGCCAGGCCCCTCTGGAGTGGAGAGCCTCATATACCCCatgtcctcccatctcagcttggCACAGGGTGAGAGTGACAGCCCAGGGGCAGGGTTGGTAGGGGACCCAGATCCAAGCAGGGCGATGCCATCTGGCTTGAGCCCTGGGGGATTGGACAGTGATCCTGTGGGCCTTGGAGACCCTTTATCAGACACGTCGTCAAAGCTGCTGGAGGCAG CCCCCAGTGGATCCAGCCTCCCTAAGCCTGCTGACTGCCTCCTGGCCCAAGACCTCTGCTGGGAGCTGCTGGCCAGTGGCATGGCCACCTTGCCAG GGACTCGGGATGTGAAAGGTCGAGCAGTGCTGCTTCTGTGTGCCCACAGTCCAGCCTGGCTTCAGCCCGAGTGCAGCAGCCAGGAACTCATCCGCCTCCTACTCTACCTGAGAAGCATCCCCAG GCCTGAAGTCCAGGCCCTGGGACTGACGGTGCTAATAGATGCCCAAATTTGTTCCCCAAGTTCTTCCCTCTTCTTTGGGCTCAGCCAACTACAA GAAGCAGCCCCAGGGGCCTTGCACCAGGTGCTGCTAGTGGGAAGCATGCTGCTGGAGGAGGTGCCTTCCGGGCTGCAG CTGGAGCAGCTGCCTTGTCATCAGAGCCTGCTGACCCACATCCCAATGGCCGGGCTGCCCACTTGGCTAGGAGGAGGCCTGCCTTActgccatcaggcctggctgGATTTCCGGAGG CGGCTGGAAGCCCTACTGCAGAACTGTCAGGCGGCTTGTGTCCTGCTCCAGGGGGCCATTGAAAGTATGAAGGCTGTGCCCCAGCCCATGGAACCTGGG GAGGTCAGTCAGCTGCTACAGCAGACAGAGGTCCTGATGCAGCAGGTGCTAGACTCACCACAGCTGGCATGGCTACAATGCCAGGGGGGCCGGGAGCTGACACGGCTGAAGCAAGAGGTCCCAGAGGTGACCCTGAGCccagactacag GACGGCAATGGACAAGGCCAATGAGCTATATGACCATGTGGATGGATTGCTGCACCAACTGACCCTGCAGAGCAATCAGCGAATACAGGCCCTAGAGTTGGTCCAAACACTTGCGACCCAGGAGGGCGGACTGCACCAG ATTGAAGTGTGGCTGCAGCAGGTGGGCTGGCCAGCACTGGAGGAGCCTGGGGAACCCTCACTGGACATGATGCTCCAGGCCCAAGGCCCTTTTCAGGAGCTGTACCAGGTTGCCCAG GAGCAGGTCAGGCAAGGAGAGAAGTTTCTGCAGCCACTGGCTGACTGGAAGGCAGCTGAGCTGGGCCCCCCTGGGGCACGCTTTCTGGCCCTGCGAGCCCAGCTGACTGAATTCTCTAGGGCCTTGGCCAGGCGGTGCCAGCGGCTCGCAGATGCTGAGAGGCTGTTTCAGCTCTTCAGGGAG GCCTTGACGTGGGCTGAGGAGGGGCAGCAGGTGTTGGCAGAGCTGGAGCAGGAGCGCCCAGGGGTTGTGTTGCAGCGGCTGCAGCTGCATTGGACCAGGCACCCTGACTTGCCTCCTGCCCATTTCCGAAAGATGTGGGCTCTGGCCACAGGTCTAGGCTCAGAGGCCATCCGCCAGGAGTGCCGCTGGGCCTGGGCGCGGTGCCAGGACACCTGGCTGGCCCTGGACCAAAAGCTCGAGGCTGCACTGAAGCTACCACTGGTGGGCAGCACCGCTAGCCTGTGTGTCAGCCAGGTCCCCACTGCACCTGCCCACCCTCCCCTGAGGAAGGCCTACAGCTTTGATCGGAATCTGGGGCAGAGTCTCAGTGAACCTGCCCGCCACCGCCACCATGCAGCCACTATTGGTGCCTGCCGCAGaccagaggctggaggaggtgCCCATTCCCAGGCATCCCCTACTGTGCCTCCACCAGGCAGCTCTGACCCCGGGAGCCCCAACAG GCTGCAGCTGGTGCTGGCAGAGATGGTGGCCACAGAGCGAGAGTATGTCCGGGCCCTAGAGTACACAATGGAGCACTATTTCCCCGAGCTGGATCGCCCCGATGTACCTCAGGGCCTCCGCGGCCAGCGTACCCACCTCTTTGGCAACCTGGAGAAGCTGCGGGACTTTCACTGCCACTTCTTCCTGCGTGAGCTGGAGGCTTGCACCCGGCACCCGCCTCGAGTGGCCTATGCCTTCCTGCGCCAT AGGGTGCAGTTTGGGATGTATGCGCTCTACAGCAAGAATAAGCCTCGCTCTGATGCCCTGATGTCCAGCTATGGGCACACCTTCTTCAAG GACAAGCAGCAAGCACTCGGGGACCACCTGGACCTGGCCTCCTACTTGCTAAAGCCCATCCAGCGCATGGGCAAGTACGCGCTGCTGCTGCAGGAGCTGGCACGGGCCTGCGGGGGTCCCACACGGGAGCTCAGCGCACTGCAGGAGGCCCAGAGCCTCGTGCAATTCCAGCTGCGGCACGGCAATGACCTACTGGCCATGGACGCCATCCAGGGCTGTGAT GTTAACCTCAAGGAACAGGGTCAGTTGGTGCGACAGGATGAGTTTGTGGTGCGCACTGGGCGCCACAAGTCCGTTCGCCGCATCTTCCTCTTCGAGGAGCTGCTGCTCTTTAGCAAGCCTCGCCATGGGCCCACAGGTGTAGACACATTTGCCTACAAGCGCTCCTTCAAG ATGGCAGACCTTGGTCTCACTGAGTGCTGTGGGGACAGCAACCTGCGCTTCGAGATCTGGTTCCGCCGCCGGAAGGCCAGGGACACCTTTGTCCTACAGGCCTCCAGCTTGGCCATCAAGCAAGCCTGGACGGCTGACATATCCTGCCTGCTCTGGAGGCAGGCCGTCCACAACAAGG agatgaggtctcactctattgctcacactggtctcaaactcctgggctcaaacagtcctcccatcttgacctcccaaactgccgtgattatag AGGTGCGCATGGCTGAGATGGTGTCCATGGGTGTGGGGAACAAGGCCTTCCGAGACATTGCCCCCAGCGAGGAAGCTATCAATGACCGCACCGTCAACTATGTCCTGAAGTGCCGAG TTCGCTCTCGGGCCTCCATTGCTGTGGCCCCGTTTGACTCTGACAGCCTCTACCTGGGGGCCTCAAACTCCCTTCCTGGAGACCCTGCCTCTTGCTCTGTTCTGGGGTCCCTCAACCTGCACCTGTACAGAGACCCAGCTCTTCTGGGTCGCCAATGTCCTCTGTATCCCAACTTCCTGGAGGAAGCACCactggaggccgaggtggagcTGGGCAGCCTGCCCTCTTTGA CTCCTGAGGACTCAGAGGTCTCATCCCAATGCCCGTCAGCCAGTGGCTCCAGTGGCTCTGACAGCAGCTGTGTGTCAGGGCAGGCCCTGGGTGGGGGCATCGAGGACTTATCCTAT GTCTGA